One segment of Metallosphaera cuprina Ar-4 DNA contains the following:
- a CDS encoding carboxypeptidase M32, giving the protein MLQDILQRYKKVWALNYSQSLLAWDIETYMPEDDATLRGEAYAQLSTLVRDLIMNLKEEVNSIREEDLDDLGRGVLRLLKRSIRYYTAVPKEITEELERLTSQSAVVWRESKRRGDFASFKPYLEKVVELERQIAERLGYEGHPYNALVDLYEEGITVKDLDNIFSSLLPGLKRDLDKISSEGYFTSPHPLTKLPYERGVMEDVNREILKLLEMPSTSFRMDVSAHPFTIRISSKDVRITTRYEGIDFRSTIFSVVHESGHAMYELMIDPSYEMTPVATGASTGIHESQSRFWENIVGRSREFTKLIYPMIKSKLNITEDEESLYRYFNLVSPGLIRVDADEVTYNFHVALRYEIEKDLISGKISVSDLPSIWDDFMDKYLGLRPKNVSEGVLQDIHWSQGSFGYFPTYTLGNILAATIAGFISDLPLRIKSKDFKSIRSFLADRICKFGAVYPPKILLTKAFGEVYDPKRLLDYIEKKYLTF; this is encoded by the coding sequence ATGTTGCAAGACATTCTTCAAAGATACAAGAAAGTTTGGGCGCTTAACTACTCTCAATCCCTTCTAGCTTGGGACATTGAGACTTACATGCCTGAAGATGACGCAACGCTTAGAGGAGAGGCCTATGCCCAACTTTCGACTCTGGTCAGAGACCTGATTATGAATCTCAAGGAAGAAGTTAACTCTATAAGGGAGGAGGACCTGGACGATTTAGGAAGGGGAGTACTCAGACTACTCAAGAGATCAATAAGGTATTACACTGCGGTTCCAAAGGAGATCACAGAAGAGTTAGAAAGACTTACTTCCCAAAGTGCAGTAGTGTGGCGAGAATCAAAGAGGAGGGGAGACTTCGCCTCGTTCAAGCCTTACTTAGAGAAAGTTGTAGAACTTGAGAGACAGATAGCTGAGAGGTTAGGGTATGAAGGGCATCCGTACAACGCGTTAGTTGACCTTTATGAGGAGGGTATTACAGTAAAGGACTTGGATAACATTTTTTCATCTCTCCTTCCGGGACTTAAGAGGGACTTAGATAAGATAAGCTCAGAGGGGTACTTCACATCTCCTCACCCTTTAACTAAACTACCTTACGAAAGGGGCGTTATGGAGGATGTAAACCGTGAGATATTGAAGTTGCTTGAAATGCCATCAACTTCATTTAGGATGGACGTTTCTGCACATCCTTTCACAATAAGGATATCTTCAAAAGACGTCCGAATAACCACGCGATATGAGGGTATAGACTTCAGAAGCACCATTTTTTCAGTTGTACATGAGTCTGGACACGCTATGTACGAGCTTATGATAGACCCTTCATATGAGATGACTCCAGTTGCTACGGGAGCTTCAACGGGAATTCACGAGTCCCAATCTAGATTTTGGGAGAACATCGTGGGGAGGAGTAGAGAGTTCACTAAGCTAATTTATCCAATGATTAAATCTAAACTAAACATTACTGAAGATGAAGAGTCCCTATACAGGTACTTCAACTTAGTAAGCCCAGGCCTGATAAGAGTGGACGCTGATGAAGTTACATATAATTTTCATGTTGCTCTAAGATATGAGATAGAGAAGGACCTGATCTCTGGAAAGATATCCGTGAGCGATCTCCCTTCAATATGGGACGATTTTATGGATAAATACCTTGGATTGAGGCCTAAAAACGTCAGCGAGGGGGTGCTACAGGACATACATTGGTCCCAGGGCAGTTTCGGATACTTTCCGACTTACACCCTTGGAAACATTTTAGCGGCTACTATAGCAGGGTTTATAAGTGATCTACCGCTAAGGATTAAGTCTAAAGACTTTAAATCGATCAGATCTTTCCTGGCGGACAGAATATGTAAGTTCGGTGCAGTTTATCCTCCTAAGATTCTTCTAACTAAGGCATTCGGGGAGGTTTACGATCCCAAGAGACTATTAGATTACATTGAAAAGAAGTACTTAACCTTTTAA